From Lewinellaceae bacterium:
AAGTGGGCGGCAAGTACAAGGGCATCAGCCGGAGCCGCACGGCGGAACGCCTGGCCGAAGAATTTTACTACCTCGGAGCTTCAGAGATCGCCAATGCCATCCCGCTCTATGACGGGGAATTGATCTTCCTGCCCGACAACGGCAAACTGGTCAGCATGTTGAGTTTTACCTCCGCCGGCAATGATATTGACTTCGAAAATGAATCGGGCGAGAACATCGGGCTGAATGCCAGCCTCGATCCTGCGCTCCTCCGCGCCTGGTACGACAGCCAGATACCGGTGCTGAATAAAGACCGGTCGGTTATTGTCGACAACTATGAAGTGGAAGAACGGGTCAGCGCCGGATATGCCATGCTGAAATTGAATTTTGGCAAAAAATTATCGGTTATTCCCGGTTTCCGGTATGAGTATTCCGACAATGAGTACCGCTCGGGCATCTCCTCAATAAACGGACGGTACGGGGTAAATGGGTTTTACAACGACACCATTACCTTCCAGCAGTACGGAGAATTGTTGCCGCACCTGCACCTCAAATTCAAACCCCTGGAATGGTTTGACATCAGGGCTTCCTACGCCAAGACTTTGGCCCGCCCCGATTTTTTCTACATTACTCCCCGGGCGCAGATCGACAACAACAATACGGTCGTTACCGCAGGCAACCCCCAACTGAAGCACGCCGTAGCGACCAACTACGATGTGTTCTTCTCGGCCTACAAAGGCGGCCTCGGCTTATTGTCCTTTGGCTTCTTTTACAAAGATGTAGAAAACATCTTCTACCCGTGGACCACCAACCTGTTTGACCAGGAAACGGCCGACGCTTTCGGTTGGCCGGCCTACCAAGGCTATGAATTCCGGTCGTTTACCAATTCTGAATCGTCGAGTGTTTATGGCTTTGAGATAGACCTGCAAACGAACCTGAATTTTTTGCCGCAGCCGTTCTCCGGAATCGTCCTGAACGCCAACTATTCCCGTTTGTATTCAGAGACGGAGGTCTTTTTTCTCACTTCCGAAACCAGGCTCATCATTCCGGTGCCGCCAATTTTTGAGACGACCTATACCAATTCTACCCGCAAGGTGGACATGCCCAGCCAGGCGCCGCATATCCTGCGCCTGTCCATCGGTTATGATTACAAAAAGTTCTCGGCAAGGGTGTCGGGCGCTTATCAGGGAACCAAGGCCAACTCGTATTCCATCAATAAGGATTTTGACACCTTCACCCTGGAATTCTGGCGCTGGGATGCTTCCCTCAAGCAGCGCTTCGGCCAACACTGGAGCGTATTCCTGAACCTCAATAATTTTACCAATCAAAAGGACGTCAATTTCACTCGTGAAGAGGCGTACGTCAATACGATAGAAACCTATGGCTTCACGGGCACTTTCGGCCTGCAGTACCAATTGTAATTCAATAAACTTAAAACATACCAATAGCATGAAAAAGCTTTACCCACTCCTCATTATCGTTTGCGCCATCTTAATGGCAAGCAACATACAAGCCCAGCGATACCTGCTGATTGAAGCCAGCGATGACCCGCTGAACCCTGCCAATATTTTCCCGGTTATCATGGGAGACACGACGGCGGCCGGCGCCAGAGTTGACAACAACACCATTTACCAACTGGAAAACGGGCGGGTCTATGTTTCTACCGGCAGGATTGTCAATAAGCCGGAATGGGCTTTACAAGTTGAAGCAGTCAACCTGGATGATACCGATAACAAAGCCATCCTCACCCGGATTCCGAATGCCAGTGGCGACTATCAGGACATCATGTACTCGGAAGGGAATGTCACCTTCAAAAACCTCTGGATCATCGCCGGCGAAACCGGGCCGCTCCAGCAGCACGATTGGGGCAGGGTACGGGTACTCGGCGAAAACTCCCGCATCATCATCAAAGACTGCATCATTGAAAAAGACCGCGGCGGCTTCCTGCAATTGCGCGCCGACGGGGTGAAGTGTTATGTCGAAAACAGCATTTTCCGCAATGGCGGCAACCGGCGCATCCTGCAGGGCAACGGCCGGGGCATAGATGCCCGCAATTTCTACATGGACACCCTTATCATGAAGAATACCATTGTGCACAATATCCAGGACCGCTTTGTTATGGTTCGGGAACCCAGTCGGCCACTGCCGGAACCGACGGCAGCGCGATCGGGGCAGTTTCGGCCTGCCTGGCCCTTGATGTATTTGATGTAAATGCCAATGCCGAGCTGGCCTTTGGGGTTCAGCCCAACCCGGTGGAAATGGAAGCTAACTTTCGGTACAGCCTGTCCCGCCCCGGCAGGGTTCGCCTCACGATCTACGACCTTGCCGGCCGCAGGGTGGCGCAATTGCACGATGCAACGCAGTTGTCAGGCGAGCATTCCGTTCTTTGGGCTCCCGACGGGCGCCTGGGCAAAGGCATGTACTTCGCCCACCTGCAAACCGAAGAAGGCACGATGGCCCTCAAGCTGATGCTGAAGTGACCTTTTGCCTTTTGAACCAGAGCCAGGCAGGACAAGCAGCATTGAAATGCTTGTCTTGCCTGGCAACCTAATAAATCAAAGAATGAAAGCCTTTCATTTTCTTTTCGCACTAGTCCAAGCGGCACGAAATAACGGGTTATATTATGATACTGGAACCCTGCATTTAAGGGCTGGCCCTGTGGAATTAAAAAAACTATTCCACAGGGCTGGCGAATTCTCCCGTTATTTCGTTCTAGTCGCACTAGCCGTTTCATTCTGCCTGTCGGGCTGCGCGGCAACACCCCCTTCCGACGACAAAGCCTTGGTTTCAGCGGCGGCACTCGAAGCGAAGCTCCAGGCACTGTCGGAAAAAGCCTTGTCATACCTTTCCCAACTGCCGCCTGACTCCCTGGCCATCCCCCGCGCCTTGCGCGCGGACGGCAGCCTGCATGCCACCGGTTCCAAAGACTGGACCAGCGGTTTTTATCCAGGGGAGTTGTGGCAGTTGTACGAGTTCAGCAAAAAGGATGAGCTGGCGGCGGCGGCGGCAGCATGGACAGCTTTTGTAGAAAAAGAAAAATACGACACCCATACGCACGACCTGGGATTTAAGATTTATTGCAGTTTTGGCCAGGGTTTTCGCCTGACGGATGACCCGGGCTATAAGAAGGTGATCCTCGAGGCTTCCAGGACGCTGATCCAGCGATACAATGAGAAAGTGGGCTGTATCCGGTCCTGGGATTTCAACGCGGAAACCTGGCAGTTCCCGGTCATCATTGACAATATGATGAACCTGGAAATGCTCTTTGCCGCTACCCGCCTGAGTGGAGATTCCACTTATTACAAGATCGCTTATCAACACGCTTTAACTACGCTGAACAACCACATCCGGGAGGACCACAGCGCCTATCACGTCATCGACTACGATACCCTGACCGGGGAAGTCAGGCACTGGCACACCCATCAGGGCGCTGGGCCGGCCTCCGCCTGGGCCCGGGGGCAGGCCTGGAACATCTACGGCTTCGCTATGGCCTACCGGGAGACGCGGGATAAGCGTTTTCTGGAACAGGCAAAGGCGGCTGCCCGCTTTTTCTATACGCATCCCAATCTGCCGCAAGATCATATTCCCTACTGGGATTTTGACGCTCCTTATATTCCCAACGAACCCAGGGATGCCTCCGCCGCCGCGATAACTGCCTGTGGCCTGCTGATGCTTTGCGAGTTAGACCCTCCCAACCGGGAACAGTTCCTGAAATGGGCGGACAGCACCCTGGTGTCTCTAAACAGCGACAAGTATCAGTCGGCTGCCCTGCCTTTCTTGCTTGGCCACAGCGTAGGCAGCATTCCCGGAGCTTTCGAAATAGATGTGCCCATTATTTATGCTGACTATTACTACGTGGAGGCGCTGATGAAAAGGCTGGCGCTGGCAAAATCGAACAATGGATGAAATATTGCAACTTGTGGTGGATCGGGCTCTCCCTCCTTGCCATTCCGCTGTTCGGGCAGCGGCAAATAACGAATTTTAATGAAGGGTGGCTCTACCTGGAAAATAACCTCGCCGACGTAACCCAGTTGCCCAGGCAGGCTGGCTCGCTGCCTGTGAGCCTGCCTCATACCTGGAACCAGTGGGACGCCACCGATAACTTGCCGGGCTACCGGCGGGACGCCAGCTGGTATAAAAAAGAACTGAATGTAAAAGAACCGGGAGGCAGAAGGTATTTGCTTTACTTTGAAGGCGCAAACATCAAAACAAAGGTTTACGTCAACGAGCAACTGGCCGGAGAGCACATCGGCGGTTATGTCGGCTTTAAGATAGACCTCACTCCTTTTGTGAGGGCAGGCAAAAACACGATTGCCGTAAGGGTTGACAATGGCTACGACCCCAACGTGATCCCTTCTCAAAAATCTGATTTTTTCATCTATGGCGGCATTACCCGTGATGTTTGGCTAATGGCCTTGCCCACTACCTATATAGAAGACGTATTGATCAGCACGCCTTCGGTGAGCAAGCGCAAGGCGGAAACCTCCATTAAAGTAAGCATCCGCCGGCAGGAAGCAGCTGCGCAGGCAAGCGGAACCATCAGGGTGCAGGCTATCGAACCGGGTACGAATGAAATAGTAGCCCGAAAGGAGATGCCGTTCAACCTTTCCGGTGAACTGGCCATAGCCGAACTACAATTACCGGAAATTCAAAACCCCAGCCTGTGGTCTCCCGAAGCGCCCCATCTGTACCGGCTGCTGGTGCAATACCTGGAAAATGGAGTGGTACACGACGAAATAGAGGAGGCCTACGGGTACCGTTGGTATTATTTTGAACCACACGGCGCTTTCTACCTCAATGGAGAACGCCTGCTGCTGCGGGGCACCCATCGCCACGAAGAGCACGCCGGCTACGGCGCCGCAATGCCCAACCATCTGCACCGCCAGGATATGGCCATGATCAAAGAAATGGGCGCCAATTTCGTCCGGCTGGGGCATTATCCGCAAGACCCGGAGGTGTATAAGGCCTGCAATGAGCTGGGGCTCATCGTATGGGACGAACTGCCCTGGTGCCGCGGTGGGGTAGGGGCCGCAGAGTGGAAAACCAACACCAGGCGGTTACTACAGGAGCAGATGTTGCAAAACTACAACCACCCCAGTATCCTGTTCTGGTCATTGGGCAATGAAATCTATTGGCTGCCCGATTTCCCGGAAGGCGGCGATACGGCGAAGATCAGCGCTTTTGTCAGCGAACTGCACGAGCAGGCCCGCCGGCTCGACCCGTATCGCTTGACGGCCATCCGGAAGTATTATTCCGGCGCCGGGCTCGTCGATGTCTTTTCCCCCTCCATCTGGAGCGGCTGGTACGCCGGCGTTTACACCAACTATGAGCAAACCCTGAACCGGGAGCGAAAAAAGTACCCTCGCTTTTTACACATGGAATATGGCGGGTCCAGCCACCCGGGGCGGCACACAGAAAACCCGGTAACCGGCACTGGGCTGTTGAACGAAGGCGACTGGGCCGAAGTGGCCAACCAGGTGGATGTAAAAAATGTGGCCAAAGAGGGCGACTGGACGGAAAACTACATCGTCGGCCTTTTCGACTGGCACCTGAGCGTTAGCGAAACTGCCGATTGGTTTGCCGGCAATGCCCAATGGGCGTTCAAGGATTTCGGTACTCCGCTCCGGCCGGAAAACGCCATTCCTTTTGTCAATCAAAAAGGGTTGGTTGACCGGGCCGGAAACCCCAAAGACGCCTACTACGTTTTTAAAAGCTACTGGGCGAAACAACCTTTTGCTTATATCCTTATTGCCTATCGGTTTTACCTGGATAGCCGCCATCGGTCCGACATTTACGGGAAGCGCGTATCCGGCCTGGTAATGGACACCGTTGGCTGGCAGTACCACGACATCATGGATTGGGGGTCCGACATCCTGAAAGTGGGCAATTCTCTCGGCATTGGCAGCCCCGCCATCTGGTATCAGGACTCGCTGTATACCTTGTCCGACACCGAAGAGAAGGTGGTGGAAATTACCGATGCAGAACCCGGCTTTGCCAATATCCGCACCACCTTCCGGGGGTTGCATATCGGTGGCCACACATTCAGCCTCGTCCAGGACTGGTCGTTGCAGGCAGGAGACGCCTCGTCGGGCATTAAG
This genomic window contains:
- a CDS encoding glycoside hydrolase family 88 protein, whose product is MKAFHFLFALVQAARNNGLYYDTGTLHLRAGPVELKKLFHRAGEFSRYFVLVALAVSFCLSGCAATPPSDDKALVSAAALEAKLQALSEKALSYLSQLPPDSLAIPRALRADGSLHATGSKDWTSGFYPGELWQLYEFSKKDELAAAAAAWTAFVEKEKYDTHTHDLGFKIYCSFGQGFRLTDDPGYKKVILEASRTLIQRYNEKVGCIRSWDFNAETWQFPVIIDNMMNLEMLFAATRLSGDSTYYKIAYQHALTTLNNHIREDHSAYHVIDYDTLTGEVRHWHTHQGAGPASAWARGQAWNIYGFAMAYRETRDKRFLEQAKAAARFFYTHPNLPQDHIPYWDFDAPYIPNEPRDASAAAITACGLLMLCELDPPNREQFLKWADSTLVSLNSDKYQSAALPFLLGHSVGSIPGAFEIDVPIIYADYYYVEALMKRLALAKSNNG
- a CDS encoding T9SS type A sorting domain-containing protein; the encoded protein is MEANFRYSLSRPGRVRLTIYDLAGRRVAQLHDATQLSGEHSVLWAPDGRLGKGMYFAHLQTEEGTMALKLMLK
- a CDS encoding DUF4861 family protein codes for the protein MKYCNLWWIGLSLLAIPLFGQRQITNFNEGWLYLENNLADVTQLPRQAGSLPVSLPHTWNQWDATDNLPGYRRDASWYKKELNVKEPGGRRYLLYFEGANIKTKVYVNEQLAGEHIGGYVGFKIDLTPFVRAGKNTIAVRVDNGYDPNVIPSQKSDFFIYGGITRDVWLMALPTTYIEDVLISTPSVSKRKAETSIKVSIRRQEAAAQASGTIRVQAIEPGTNEIVARKEMPFNLSGELAIAELQLPEIQNPSLWSPEAPHLYRLLVQYLENGVVHDEIEEAYGYRWYYFEPHGAFYLNGERLLLRGTHRHEEHAGYGAAMPNHLHRQDMAMIKEMGANFVRLGHYPQDPEVYKACNELGLIVWDELPWCRGGVGAAEWKTNTRRLLQEQMLQNYNHPSILFWSLGNEIYWLPDFPEGGDTAKISAFVSELHEQARRLDPYRLTAIRKYYSGAGLVDVFSPSIWSGWYAGVYTNYEQTLNRERKKYPRFLHMEYGGSSHPGRHTENPVTGTGLLNEGDWAEVANQVDVKNVAKEGDWTENYIVGLFDWHLSVSETADWFAGNAQWAFKDFGTPLRPENAIPFVNQKGLVDRAGNPKDAYYVFKSYWAKQPFAYILIAYRFYLDSRHRSDIYGKRVSGLVMDTVGWQYHDIMDWGSDILKVGNSLGIGSPAIWYQDSLYTLSDTEEKVVEITDAEPGFANIRTTFRGLHIGGHTFSLVQDWSLQAGDASSGIKLKVIDGALPEGMAFATGIAKHLDNCQTGASSGRYYAYTWGKQSFHGENMGMAVVIPQEYGPEKIKNADSHAFLLKNAGSEVNYRFLAAWERDVMGIKDEAGFYKLVEKACQK